In Cucurbita pepo subsp. pepo cultivar mu-cu-16 chromosome LG10, ASM280686v2, whole genome shotgun sequence, the DNA window NNNNNNNNNNNNNNNNNNNNNNNNNNNNNNNNNNNNNNNNNNNNNNNNNNNNNNNNNNNNNNNNNNNNNNNNNNNNNNNNNNNNNNNNNNNNNNNNNNNNNNNNNNNNNNNNNNNNNNNNNNNNNNNNNNNNNNNNNNNNNNNNNNNNNNNNNNNNNNNNNNNNNNNNNNNNNNNNNNNNNNNNNNNNNNNNNNNNNNNNNNNNNNNNNNNNNNNNNNNNNNNNNNNNNNNNNNNNNNNNNNNNNNNNNNNNNNNNNNNNNNNNNNNNNNNNNNNNNNNNNNNNNNNNNNNNNNNNNNNNNNNNNNNNNNNNNNNNNNNNNNNNNNNNNNNNNNNNAAAAAAAATCTATACTTGATCTCAAGGAATGAAACATATCCTTCAACAGTAAGCTTGGggttaaaatttgaaggaacAGAAAAGATGCAACCCAAGGGGAAAGAGATGACAAATATGTAACTAACCAAATCTGTAAATTCAGATtctaagaaaaaacaaaacctaagCTCAGTTCAGACAATACAAGAcgtcaaaattttcaacctcCCGATAATTCCATTTACAATGCAACAAACCTACGATTAACTTCAGAGTTCAGTAAGATAAAATAATCTAACAACGAAACCGAAGGGGTGTTCGGGTGAACATGAAGCTAATGCATCACTTGGAAAAGCAAAATTCAGAAAAGTTAAACATCTAGATTCCAATAAATGATAAGAAGAAAGTCAATAGGGATACCTTTGCAACAGTAGTCTCAATCCGCTCGTGCTTCACCAACTGAGAAACCATTGTTCTGCCAAAAGAAGAGAACAGACGTTCAAAAATTGGGACATAAAACTTAATTGATAGTTGCGAAGTGAGCAACCTCAGCATAGACATCCGGTGAGCTGCATGTCGACCAAGCTTTCTGAACTTCGTCATTGTTAATGGCGGAAAGAGAGCAAAGACTGAGTTCCAAGATGAAAAACCCTCTAGTTTCGTTTCCGGGGTTTNAGAGCAAAGACTGAGTTCGAAGATGAAAAACCCTCTAGTTTCGTTTCCGGGGTTTTAAAGGGATGAAGCCGAAAAGGCAGGTTCTGGGCTTCGACCTTATCCCAAGCAGAAACGACGAggtattaaaatttcaaccaaattttaattatcacattaaaatgttattaaaaaattggtcTATTTTTACAAGAAGCAGAAACGACGAcgtattaaaatttcaaccaaattttaattatcacattaaaatgttattaaaaaattggtcTATTTTTACAAGTATctaatctttaaaaatattaataagatTTTATACAAAGtctctaaaatattaaaaaattaattaatttattaaatacaagtTTGAACATTTCCGTCAAATGGACtccaaagttttaaaataagagGGTAAcaaatacgtaatgggccaaaccATGAAACTAGcagtgatacataacggaccaaagtgaacaatatatATTAGCAATATATATTAGCGAAACTACGgaccaaagtgaacaatatatATTAGCAATATATATTAGCGAAACTAGcagtgatacataacggaccaaagtgaacaatatatattaacaatatatattagcgatggacttgaactgttacaaatggtataagagcccgACATCTAACGATGTGTCAATGAGgtgagtggattatgagatcccacattagttaaaaaaaaggagagaaacgaagcattccttataagagtgtgaaaatctctccttagtagaaGCGTGTTAAAACCATAAAgctgacagcgatatgtaCGAGATagagcggacaatatctactagcgatgagGTTTAGATCTTACAAAAGATTTCAATACcttaaataaacaaatctGGTGCAAATTGTTCCAAAAGCTATCAATGTCAAAATCTCCTGTCAAATCCCTACTATACAAGAATTGTTGTCATACGTTTGAGTTCCATGTTCCTCCGATCAACGTCCCGACTCTTTCGCCCTTTATGGCTTTCGAGATGTTGTCCGGTTTTGTTAGATTGAAGACAACAACTGCATCAGGAAGAACAATGATCGTTACTTCAGTTTATTCTAAGCCGACGTCGAAAGCTCGGGTTGCCTTCTGTTGtgtattcaattattttgaagAACAGTGATCTATTGTATAAAGTGATATACAATACATACCAGGAATGTTGTTTTCCTGGCATAGAGTAATCGCTGTCATGTCCATCACTGAAAGGTCCTTCGACGTCACTTCCTGGTATGTAAGAGTCTCGAGTAGACGTGCATTCGTGTTTTGTTTCggatcatcatcataaaccCCGTCAACGTTTGTTGCTTTCAGCAGAACTTCTGCATTAACTGGATAGACATTTTGAAAGTTAGAGCTGTAGAGATAAATAATTACTAACCACCTATAACAACCCAAATCCACTGttactagatattgtctgttttggctcgttacgtatcatcgtaagcctcacggttttaaaatgcttttactagggagaggtttctacacccttataagaaatgcttcgttcccctctccaaccgatatgagatctcacaatccacccttcttgggggccaacgtcttcgctggcacaccgcccaatgttGACCCTGATCGCCAGTaggtattgtccactttgacccgtgTTGTATTGCTGTCAggctcacggttttaaaacgcgtctactagggagagatttccacaccctcataaggaatgtttcgttctcctctccaacagatgtggaatctcacaccACCAAACATGTTTCAGCAACTAGTTAAAAAGTAGAAAGTTTAGGTCGGTTTGAAATGACTTtctaaatgtttaaaaaatgcatAAGCACTCGAAACGTTATTTCAAACAGACTTTTAACACGATTTGACTCACTTTCTGCGCAACGGAGGGCCGCTGCAGTATCTGTAGTGAAAAACGGATTGCCTATACCAGCTGCAAAGATCACAACTCTGCCTTTTTCCAAGTGCCTCACAGCCCTACGTCGAATATATGGCTCCGCAACCTCGGACATACGAAACGCCGTCTGCACTCGTGTGGGAATGCCTATACTCTCCATTGTGGCTTGAAGAAATATAGCATTCATCACTGTTGCCAACATCCTGAAATAGAGAGCTAAAATTCAAAGATAGTAACACAATGTGCGCCAGCATATGAGGATTTCATGAGGAGGAGAACATGTGTAATATGTTCTCGTTTTCCTATTCCATCTTCATTTTGTGTGAACTTTCATGTTGCTTGTATGCAGGTAAGTAATATCGAAATGTGGTAGCTAACGATCAGCCGACGTCTAGAAACATATAGTATAAAGGAAATTACCCAATGTAATCAGCAGACGAACGGTCTAAGCCACTACATCCAGCCCACGACGATCCACGAAAAATGTTACCCCCACCAACTACTATAGCAACCTGAAACAACGCATCATCCATAACGATCGCACATTCtaaacaaggaaaaagaacTGGCTTCCTTGGCTTCCTTGGCCtactgtaacagcccaagtctaccactagtagatattgtcctctttgggtctaccgctagcaaatattgtcaacgcgtccactagggagaggtttccacactcttataaggaatattttgttcccctctctaaccgatgtggaatcttacaatccatcccccttggaggtccagcgtcctcgctgacataccacccggtgtctagacccaagcccaccaccagCATacattatcctctttggacttttccttccgagcttcctctcaaggttttaaaacatgtctactagggagaggtttccacacccttataaggaatgcttcattcccctctccaaccgacgtgggatctcacacctaCTTTACAGACACAAGGTGTGCGCAAGTGAAGAATCAGAATATCCAAATCTGTTTTACTCAGTTCGTTCGAGAGTCGAGAAAAGTTGGTCAAGAACAAGTCATATTCTATCAACGGATTTGTATCTCTCCAAACAGTAAACAGATTATTGCTGCTACAACATTGAGATTCAATTCGAAAAAAGATCTTATATGCAAATAAAGGTCAGGCTACCTCAATGCCCAGACGTGTTACAGCTGCAACCTCCCTCGCAATCGCCATAGTAACCTGCAGTCAAAAAGTAGCTCAAGAGGAATGCAAGGTGCcaaaaatcttaaaaagaagaacactATATGCTTGTAGCAGACTATCATCCTTCAAACACCAACCTTCGGATCAATATTCTGCAACCGATCACCAGCAAGTGCTTCACCGCTTACTTTAAGCAATACTCTTCGCCATTTAAACGATGGCATGGACATGGAAGCTTCATTTAGTGTCATCCCGCTAGGAGCCATAGATGATATCTGATGCTTCATGCTAGAGAAAACAGCAATTTGTCAGGGAGACAAGTTGAAACTCATTGgggaaataaaataagtttctACTTCAGATGCTTCACAAACATATTGTTATGTTTGAAGTGTTCATTACAATCTGAAGTCCGGAActtcaaaaccaaaacaaaccaACATTAGAAATCGAACCATATcccataaacaaaatatattcacTCGTTCAAGATTTCATCCATATCCCCGGACCCATAACTTGGAAGCAATTATCAATGACACAGAAAAGTACAGGGGCAGGCGGGGCGGGATATCCATACCTCCCGTTCAAAGGGTCAGAGTTGGAACCCATTTCGCGAGCGGAACAGCTAACAACGAGCGACCCATTTGAGGTGGGATTATCCATCTTTAAACCATGGCGATGGGGCTTGAAGGGATTACGAGGTTGCAATGGAAACGAGGAGGAAGAATAAGAAGCAAAACTGGAACAGGGAATACGGGACATGGGTATTGCCATCAAGGAAACGAACAACAAAGAACGATTATCACCCCCTTACAAACCGCCGTCTTTCTCGTTTCTCTTGGCTGCCGAATGCGGAATTGAAAGTGGGTTTAGGGTTCTGCCTCACACTCAGCTCCTTTTCCAATCAATAAGGGAGTTGGAGCTTGTGTTTTGTTTGTAGTGAATATCGCAGGGAAATAGATATCATTTCGTTGCTTCGGTATAAGAGTTTGTGATACTCGGAGGGCATTCTTTTAATGTTCCTTGCTGGAGGACATTGGATAAGCCTCTATACGTTCAATCGACTAGAGTTTTGAAGCAAAAAAGAACATTTATGAATGTATAATTTTGACCCATTTTAAGACTACTACTTATGaacaaatttacaaattttcttccaagTGTGGCATGTTTGAGATTAAAAGcaataaaattaacattaaccCATGAAGAAAGGCACCAAAATGACTAGAAATCTGCTAAGTGTACTTCATTTACATTTGGCAGGTAATATTCACAAGAACTAAACAAGCAAAAATGGTGGCCTGCCTCTTTGGATTTACAAGATTTCGGACCTCttagaacaaataaaaaaatagaaaggcTTTTCCGTTGGAAGATACAAACAGGAAAAAGAATCGACCACATGAAATGCCATGTTTTCTGATATTCTGAAACCTCTTTTGCTTTTGGAAGCTCAGGGAAAAGTGAGCTAATTCAAGCAGCGCTTCTAAAGCTTGATGGGCAATCCATAGTTGTGGAATGTCTTTATAGTTCCATCTAATCCAGCCACGACAATCACAAGGCCCCATGTTTCGAGTCGAGATCCTTGGTCGTGGGCGTCGCCGTTATGGCCATTTAGTTTCTTTTGATGACAATCTTGGTgttcatcttctgcaactgGTAAATCCCAGAGAGGTAGTCTCTCTTCTGGCCATGTTGCAGAACCTCGGCACAGACCATTGGCAGAGAACCAATTACTGAACGAAAAACACTCCAAACCACTGTCATCCCCTTGGTTATCCCGTCTCTGTGACAACTGTGGTTGGCTGTTACCCAAGCACTTTGGTTCAGTTCCAGTGCCAGGACATGGTATAGCAACAGACACACCATCAGAAAAGAAATGCTCACAAGACTGCTGAGATTTCGTCTCGTTCGTCGACGAAAGACGAACGCTATCGTAGTTCCACATATATACACGAGAATCCTCTCCAACAGATACTAtatgttttccattttctgtAAAGGAAGCAGACATTTGACTACCCGACTTCGATAGACCTACATATCGAAAACAGCCAGGTAAGCATCTAGACCTTAAAGATTCAATGAACTACAAGTCATCTAAAACTTGAAGCCGAATCCGGGATAATAGAAGATATAAGCGGGGAGGAACTAAGCTAGGAAAATTCCTGATTGATTGAGCAATGACAACCAGGAGGTGGGCTTGGAAGCAGCGATTATCCAGTAAAACGAATTCTAGTGAGCTGATCGGACTCGATACGTACCTTTGTATTGGCCGACGATTTTGGTTCCTTCAAATATGCGTACTTTAGAGTCTTCCGAAGTTATCATCACTCTTTGAGAGTTCTCTCGGAAAAACTGCAAAGAACAGGTTTCAAATTGAGGCAACGTTATTTAAAGATCATACTTTCTTCAGCGAAACTATCAAAGTTCTGAGTAAAACCTGAATGCCAGTGATCCTTTTACCCGAGGCTTTATTTCTACCGCCAATATTGATCTGTTCATCCAGATTGATATAATCATCTCCTACAAAACGCCATAAAACTCTAAATCAGTAAAAGAATTGAAGGAGGCAAAATCTGCATACACAGAAAAACATTGTGAGGGATGCACCACGGGTTGTACCTGATGTTTTGTAGAAACGGCAACTGCCAGTGATAGAACCAACAGCAAACCCCTGCTAACAtagaagaacaaagcatgaTCAGAGCCCTGCATATGGCAATTGTTACTAACTTATTTTGTGAGAGTTCACAATTCGCACCTTCCCATCTGGTTGATAAGATATCGCGGTAATTGCATCTCGGATATCAGCCCAATCGACCACACGCTGCTTCAAGACGCCCCAAATCCGAATTTTTCCATCGATTGAGCCACTGACGAAGTAGTTTTCATCCATTGGATTGAATTGGATACAAGTAACTGGTTCCAATATAGAAAGTAATAACAGTTTAGAAAAGAGAATGCGACCTGTAAATGATCGAAACGAACGCAGGAATCGACAACTTACCGTAGTTTTTATGGTGGAAAACATTGAGACATTGATCTGAACCAACTTGCCACAAGCGCACGGTTTTATCCTTTGAGGATGAAAGAAGACACTGCAGCAAGAGGTTCGAGTTAGCTTCGTTTCTTCAACagttcgaaaaaaaaaaacatacatttGTCACAGATGTCTTACGTTTGAAGTAGACCAAGCTATATCCAAGACATCACTTGAATGTCCGTGGAATTCTTGTATTGGCAACTCATCTATCTGAAAAACCTTAGCAGGAATGACAACAGTGGCAAATCTCAACGGTTTACTGCTGAAACTAGACTTCCCTTCTCTTGTGGCGTCATTTGCTAAAAACTCACTAGAGGCATTTGTACGTGTTACACGCCAAATGCGAACGACTCCGTCTTCTCCTCCGCTTGCCAAATACTTCCCGTCTGGACTAAACTTCATTGTCCAAATCAAGCCCTTGTGAGCACAAATCTGCTGTCTCATATACAATGCACTAAATTCTGAAcacttctttttgttttggcaCACCTTCATTCTGCAACTTTCGGATTTCGCAGGATTTGATTTCGATTCCTCAGAAAACTCCATAGCTCGTAGTCTTGCTGCCTTGTTTTTTAAGGATTTCCACCAAGTCAgtatcttctttttcctcgCATCGATATCCTTGCAAGCTTCGACGTTACCTTCACCTTGGCACCGTTGAAAGCTGGAGTCGGAAACAGAAGATGGTCGACTGGTTGCCTCGTTTGCCTCGTTTGCCTCGTTTGCCTCGTTGCTGAATTCAGCACTTTGCACATCATTGTGGTGTACTACTGAATCATTGTCTTCTACATTACAGCTAGGTGCATAGTCAGAGCTTGAAACAGCTCCACTACACTCTGTGAGTCTGTCCAATTCTATCCTCCCTGATGAACAACTAGATTCAATCTCTGAATCCTGTGTACGAGTACTTGAAGAAGATGCAAATTCATTCAAACCAACttcttgaagaaaatattcCCTTCTCTTCTTAATGCTCTGAGGCTCTCTCATCCATATTTCATATCCCGACTTGCTCGCATCGACTTCTTCGGTTACCAAGGACTCCTCCAATGGCAAGTAATCTTCCGAGTCGAAGAAAACATCTGCATCTCCATCAGAGCTCAGCATGTCTTGATCGAGGAGCAGTATTCCACATCAAAAGCCAAACACTTAACGATTCTACAAGAGAGCAAAGGAAAGAACTCAGCAACTTCTATAATATTTGCACGTAATCCAATTATCACGGCCCGAGTTTCATTCAGGAATacaatataaaacaaaaggaagtGACTGGAATAATCAAATACAGGAAACACAGCCCAAGGAAGCAAGGTTCGAAGGCTATACCTCGAGATCACTGCAAAGCAACAGCAATATTCAACAGAGTGTCACCGACCCGGCTAAGATTATGGCTGATGCAACTTCTCAAGAGTCAATCCCCACGCCTTTGAGCAAAGTAtaaaacaaacccaaaaaaaactaATCCAAGTGCTTTGTATTGAGCTCAAACCCAATGGAGGAGGAAGATTGGCctctaaataaataagagaaaatggCGGGggaaggaacaaaaaaaatggtgtaAAAGCAAAACAGATGTCAGTTGTTATAGCCAAGAGTAAAAGGGCCTCGAGATCTGTGTTTGAAATTGTAAACGCACGAGCGACAAACAAGAGCGGCGCGGTCCGATAAGCAGAAGCCTCTGGCTGTTGTTGTGCTTCTGCAGCCACTCTGTGCTCGCCTACTTATCTGCGAAGCGCACCAATCTATGTGAGCAACCAATTAAAATGGGTATCAGACATTATATTCATTGAAggaaggaaattaaattacatcAAGTTAGAGAAACCCATTTGGAAATATGGATCGTGAGGTTTCTCAGAAATGATGCTTGATCTAGTGAAGCTATTTCACGTTTTGAAGCCAAACCCAGATGGGAAAGTTACAAGAAACGCGCAAATAAAGCCAAATCCTAAGACCCATAAGAgaataaagagagatttaagCTATTAAATTgtcgaaagtgaaaaaaaaacagatggGTTCAGCTCAGCATCAATATAATAGCCTTTTTGAGTGCTTCGAAACGAAGCATTTAATGGACAAATTACAGCAATATAAAGAGGAAAGGCGAAAAGAGAAGCAGACAGAGTGTCTGAGAAAGCTCCCTCTGCTACAGCCACAAGCCACATCTACCAACGCCCTAAACCATCTAGGCGTTCTTTTATCGCTCTGTTTAGGAACATCAACGTTAGAATGGTAAGGTATTGTTTCTCTCATAAATTTCCTTTTAGAATCACTCAAAACATCACTAATCAATGGAGATATCCTCCCTAACCTACAATATACTCATGATTTTTCCATAAACTTTGGCTAAATTCACAGGGGTTGATGCAGCAGCTAAACCCTTTTGTTCAAATCACACATAATTTAGATGCAATGGGCTAGGCAAGCGATCGACTCACGTTCCTGGTTTCTGGATTCTGGGTATGTTTTGGGGCTCTTATTGGCAGCGATAACAAGAACATTGGAGTCTGGGTTCTCTCTAATCCGTTCATATATTTACCTTAATCGAAAAGGGTCTCTCCCCTTTCCCATTATATGCAAAGAATCCTCAGATTTTTCCCAAAACCGTAGAAATCTCGTAGACAATAACAAAACCTAGGCATTAAACGTCGCTATTCCAAAAGGGTCGATCTCTTATCGATCAGGTTTTGAGAAAACGAATCAGATTCATAAGAAGAAACTCAGCGGACAACAGATCCAAACAAAACAGAGCAACAGAGAGGATCAAAaacgagaaagaaaaagagaaaaaaggagGAGAAAAGGCATCACCATATCCTCAGCCCTCTCTCATCGCCCCGCATGAACTTCGCACGGTTCTGGATTCATACAGAGAAGACATGGAAGAATCCAAGTTGAGTGAAACGCGTCCATTTCTCAAAAGAAAGCACCAGAAATAGGGGGGGAGGGAAAGAGGAAGGGGGAACGAGAGAGATTAAAATAATCACTATGGAGCAAGTGAGATAAGATCAAATCGGGTGTTTCCTTTTCTATGCCCACTCCATTAATGACACGACCTCCTTTCCGAAGCTTCCAAATCCCAGTGGCACTCGCGATGATCCGTACCCGCCGCTCATCCCTCTGTCCTCACAACCGATTAAGAAAATGGCAAACAGAAATCCCCTAATCCATAAATCCCCGCTTTCCCCCATTTCATTAATCTTCCCAATATCCCATTTTAATTGCTACCCATTATAGATAACAAAGCAGATAATAATGCCTCAAATAACCCCGACAGCGAGCCATCAAATGTAAGAACTAATTATGTCAACCTAatctctatttaaaaataaaatataaccaAACTTCAATCGACCCattattctatttcttttcatttgttcaaacaaatctta includes these proteins:
- the LOC111803210 gene encoding uncharacterized protein LOC111803210, coding for MAIPMSRIPCSSFASYSSSSFPLQPRNPFKPHRHGLKMDNPTSNGSLVVSCSAREMGSNSDPLNGSMKHQISSMAPSGMTLNEASMSMPSFKWRRVLLKVSGEALAGDRLQNIDPKVTMAIAREVAAVTRLGIEVAIVVGGGNIFRGSSWAGCSGLDRSSADYIGMLATVMNAIFLQATMESIGIPTRVQTAFRMSEVAEPYIRRRAVRHLEKGRVVIFAAGIGNPFFTTDTAAALRCAEINAEVLLKATNVDGVYDDDPKQNTNARLLETLTYQEVTSKDLSVMDMTAITLCQENNIPVVVFNLTKPDNISKAIKGERVGTLIGGTWNSNV
- the LOC111804314 gene encoding WD repeat-containing protein 44-like, with the protein product MLSSDGDADVFFDSEDYLPLEESLVTEEVDASKSGYEIWMREPQSIKKRREYFLQEVGLNEFASSSSTRTQDSEIESSCSSGRIELDRLTECSGAVSSSDYAPSCNVEDNDSVVHHNDVQSAEFSNEANEANEANEATSRPSSVSDSSFQRCQGEGNVEACKDIDARKKKILTWWKSLKNKAARLRAMEFSEESKSNPAKSESCRMKVCQNKKKCSEFSALYMRQQICAHKGLIWTMKFSPDGKYLASGGEDGVVRIWRVTRTNASSEFLANDATREGKSSFSSKPLRFATVVIPAKVFQIDELPIQEFHGHSSDVLDIAWSTSNCLLSSSKDKTVRLWQVGSDQCLNVFHHKNYVTCIQFNPMDENYFVSGSIDGKIRIWGVLKQRVVDWADIRDAITAISYQPDGKGFAVGSITGSCRFYKTSGDDYINLDEQINIGGRNKASGKRITGIQFFRENSQRVMITSEDSKVRIFEGTKIVGQYKGLSKSGSQMSASFTENGKHIVSVGEDSRVYMWNYDSVRLSSTNETKSQQSCEHFFSDGVSVAIPCPGTGTEPKCLGNSQPQLSQRRDNQGDDSGLECFSFSNWFSANGLCRGSATWPEERLPLWDLPVAEDEHQDCHQKKLNGHNGDAHDQGSRLETWGLVIVVAGLDGTIKTFHNYGLPIKL